Proteins from a single region of Anastrepha ludens isolate Willacy chromosome 5, idAnaLude1.1, whole genome shotgun sequence:
- the LOC128864335 gene encoding histone H2B, with translation MPPKTSGKAAKKAGKAQKNITKNDKKKKRKRKESYAIYIYKVLKQVHPDTGISSKAMSIMNSFVNDIFERIAAEASRLAHYNKRSTITSREIQTAVRLLLPGELAKHAVSEGTKAVTKYTSSK, from the coding sequence atgccgccaaaaactagtggaaaagcagcaaagaaagccggtaaggctcaaaagaatattactaaaaatgataagaaaaagaagcgtaagaggaaggaaagttatgctatctacatctataaagtgttgaaacaagtacatcctgataccggtatttcatccaaggccatgagcattatgaatagttttgtgaatgacatctttgagcgcattgctgcggaagcgtcgcgtttagctcactataacaaacgttcaaccatcaccagtcgcgaaattcaaactgctgtacgtttactcttgcccggtgaattggccaaacatgccgtcagtgaaggtaccaaagctgttaccaaatataccagttccaaataa
- the LOC128864326 gene encoding histone H4, translated as MTGRGKGGKGLGKGGAKRHRKVLRDNIQGITKPAIRRLARRGGVKRISGLIYEETRGVLKVFLENVIRDAVTYTEHAKRKTVTAMDVVYALKRQGRTLYGFGG; from the coding sequence atgactggtcgcggcaaaggtggtaaaggtttgggaaaaggtggtgccaaacgccatcgcaaagttttacgtgataacatccaaggtatcactaaaccagctattcgacgtttagctcgtcgtggtggtgtaaaacgtatatctggtttgatatatgaagaaactcgtggtgttttaaaagtatttttggagaatgttatccgtgatgcagttacctatactgaacatgccaaaaggaaaacagttacagctatggatgttgtgtacgctttaaagagacaaggccgtactttatacggtttcggcggttaa